The Lycium barbarum isolate Lr01 chromosome 9, ASM1917538v2, whole genome shotgun sequence genome has a segment encoding these proteins:
- the LOC132611485 gene encoding alpha-soluble NSF attachment protein, giving the protein MGDHIARGEDFEKKAEKKLTGWGLFGSKYEDAADLFDKAGNCFKLAKSWDQAGATYVKLANCHIKLDSKHEAANAYADAAHCYKKSNTKEAISCLEQAVNMFLEIGRLNMSARYYKEIAELYEQEQNLEQAISYYEKAADLFSSEDVTTTANQCKQKVAQFSAQIEKYPRAIEIFEEIARHSVNNNLLKYGVRGHLLNAGICQLCKGDVVAINNALERYQELDPTFSGTRECKLLVDLAAAIDEEDVAKFTDAVKEYDSMTQLDAWRTTLLLRVKETLKAKELEEDDLT; this is encoded by the exons ATGGGGGATCACATAGCAAGAGGTGAAGATTTCGAGAAGAAGGCTGAGAAAAAACTCACTGGTTGGGGCCTTTTTGGTTCCAAATACGAAGATGCTGCTGATCTCTTTGATAAAGCTGGCAATTGCTTTAAACTCGCCAAATCAT GGGATCAAGCTGGAGCAACATATGTTAAATTGGCTAATTGTCATATTAAG TTGGATAGCAAACATGAGGCTGCTAATGCTTATGCTGATGCTGCTCATTGCTACAAGAAGTCAAATACTAAAG AGGCAATATCGTGTTTAGAGCAGGCAGTGAACATGTTTCTGGAAATTGGAAGGCTAAATATGTCTGCGAGATATTACAAG GAAATTGCTGAATTATATGAGCAAGAGCAAAACTTGGAGCAGGCTATTAGTTACTACGAGAAGGCAGCTGATCTTTTTTCAAGTGAAGATGTAACAACAACTGCAAATCAATGCAAGCAGAAAGTTGCTCAATTCTCTGCTCAAATAGAGAA ATATCCGAGAGCGATCGAGATCTTTGAGGAGATTGCACGTCACTCAGTCAACAACAACTTGTTGAAGTATGGAGTTAGAGGACACCTTCTTAATGCTGGTATTTGCCAACTTTGTAAAGGGGATGTTGTTGCAATCAACAATGCCTTGGAGCGATATCAG GAGCTGGATCCAACATTTTCAGGGACACGTGAATGCAAATTGCTAGTG GATTTGGCAGCTGCGATTGATGAGGAAGATGTTGCAAAGTTCACCGATGCTGTCAAAGAATACGATAGCATGACACAACTG GATGCTTGGAGGACAACACTTCTTCTAAGAGTCAAGGAAACATTGAAGGCGAAGGAGCTCGAGGAAGACGATCTTACTTAA